In the genome of Streptococcus mitis, one region contains:
- a CDS encoding SAM-dependent methyltransferase: MNRIRVSKRIEKKLAKGLVLLEASDLENVNLKDQEVEVHSQDGKFLGTAYLSQQNKGLGWFVSTDKVTFNQAFFEMLFRQVKEKRSAYYQDDLTTAFRLFNQEGDGFGGLTVDLYGDYAVFSWYNSYVYQIRQIISEAFRQVFPEVLGAYEKIRFKGLDYESAHVYGQEAPDFFTVLENGVLYQVFMNDGLMTGIFLDQHEVRGSLVDGLAMGKSLLNMFSYTAAFSVAAAMGGASQTTSVDLAKRSRELSQAHFQANGLSTDAHRFIVMDVFEYFKYAKRKGLTYDVIVLDPPSFARNKKQTFSVAKDYHKLISQSLEILNPGGIIIASTNAANVSRQKFTEQIDKGFAGRSYQILNKYGLPADFAYNKKDESSNYLKVISMKVSK; this comes from the coding sequence ATGAATAGAATAAGAGTCAGTAAAAGGATTGAAAAAAAGCTTGCCAAAGGGCTAGTTTTGCTAGAAGCCAGCGATCTTGAGAATGTTAATCTTAAGGATCAGGAAGTAGAAGTCCATAGTCAAGATGGAAAATTTCTTGGGACTGCCTACCTTTCTCAGCAAAACAAGGGCTTGGGCTGGTTTGTTAGCACAGACAAGGTGACCTTCAATCAAGCTTTCTTTGAAATGCTGTTTAGACAAGTTAAAGAAAAGAGAAGCGCCTACTATCAAGATGATTTGACAACTGCCTTTCGTCTCTTCAACCAGGAGGGAGATGGCTTTGGCGGTCTGACAGTGGACCTTTATGGCGACTATGCTGTATTTTCTTGGTATAACTCTTATGTTTATCAGATTCGTCAGATCATCTCAGAAGCCTTTAGACAGGTTTTTCCTGAGGTTTTAGGGGCTTATGAGAAGATCCGCTTTAAGGGTTTGGACTATGAATCTGCTCATGTTTATGGTCAAGAAGCACCTGACTTTTTCACTGTTCTGGAAAATGGTGTCCTGTATCAAGTCTTTATGAACGATGGCTTGATGACAGGGATTTTCCTAGACCAGCATGAAGTTCGTGGTAGTCTGGTTGATGGATTGGCTATGGGCAAATCCTTGCTCAATATGTTTTCTTATACAGCAGCTTTTTCAGTAGCTGCGGCCATGGGAGGAGCAAGCCAGACAACTTCGGTTGACCTAGCCAAGCGTTCACGAGAATTGTCTCAAGCGCATTTTCAGGCAAATGGGCTCAGCACAGATGCCCATCGTTTTATAGTCATGGACGTCTTTGAGTATTTCAAGTATGCCAAACGAAAAGGCTTGACTTACGATGTGATTGTTCTAGATCCGCCTAGCTTTGCTCGGAACAAAAAACAGACTTTCTCTGTGGCTAAGGATTATCACAAGTTGATTTCCCAGAGTCTTGAGATTTTAAATCCGGGAGGGATTATCATTGCCAGTACCAATGCTGCCAATGTTTCCCGCCAGAAATTTACAGAACAAATTGATAAAGGCTTTGCAGGAAGAAGTTACCAGATTTTAAATAAATACGGTCTTCCAGCAGATTTCGCCTATAATAAAAAAGATGAAAGTAGTAATTACCTCAAGGTGATT
- a CDS encoding alkaline phosphatase — translation MGTRLGFVLTLLILYWIKTLLAYTVDFNLDIQVGKLQGNYLAFIAFFNPLPLGLLLLALALYARSTKSFYSLSIAIYSLLFIWLYSNVFYYREFSDFITANTMKVVSKVSVGTAELELLRPWDFIYFMDFPLLAFLFFKKFIHLDRRPFKFRSSVAITALSALLFSANLFLAEIERPDLLSRGFSNYYVVRALSLPAFLGYSANQSYSANKERAKASETDLQPITDYIQEHSAKPNPDYFGLAKGKNVIYLHLESFQQFLLDYKLNLDGTEHEVTPFLNSLYHSQSTLAFSNIFNQVKAGKTSDAETMLETGLFGLDQGSFMVNYGGTNTQQAAPFILSKNGYQSSAVFHGNIGTFWNRNTTYKQWGYQYFFDASYFTKQDSSNSFQYGLNDKIMMKDSIQYLDHLQQPFYAKYITVSNHYPYASNLTGDELGFPLAKTKDETINGYFQTANYLDSAIKAFFDYLKESGLYEKSIIVIYGDHYGISNSRNPDLAPLIGKTSENWSNYDNAMLQRVPFMVVIPGYEKGQIINTYGGQIDILPTLEHILGIESNSFLQVGQDLLSPDHQEIVAFRTANSFVTPKYTSYDGRTYYTESGLEISNLDEQAQTELEIVRQAASQQLKISDQIQTGDLIRFYQKDHLGAVDTESISYLNSLPILQKIEQEKGSQSTSLFSQRQGKTSTDLFNAPSYQELHPESAETESKSQ, via the coding sequence ATCGGTACCAGACTGGGTTTTGTCCTAACCCTTTTAATCCTCTATTGGATCAAAACCTTATTAGCCTATACCGTTGACTTTAATTTAGATATTCAAGTGGGCAAGTTACAAGGAAATTACCTTGCCTTTATCGCCTTTTTCAACCCCCTTCCTTTGGGACTCCTCCTACTGGCTCTTGCCCTCTATGCTCGATCAACCAAGTCCTTTTATAGTCTTAGTATAGCTATTTATAGCCTTTTATTCATTTGGCTCTACTCCAATGTCTTTTACTATCGAGAATTTAGTGACTTTATCACAGCTAATACCATGAAGGTGGTCAGCAAGGTGTCTGTTGGTACTGCGGAACTAGAGTTACTGCGTCCTTGGGATTTCATCTATTTTATGGATTTCCCACTGCTGGCTTTTCTTTTCTTTAAAAAATTCATCCATTTGGATAGGAGACCTTTCAAATTCCGCTCCAGTGTTGCTATCACTGCTCTCTCAGCCCTGCTCTTTTCAGCTAATCTTTTCTTGGCTGAAATTGAGCGTCCCGATCTCCTGTCACGAGGATTTTCGAATTATTATGTTGTTCGTGCCCTCAGTTTGCCAGCCTTTCTAGGTTATAGTGCCAACCAATCCTATAGCGCCAACAAAGAACGTGCTAAGGCCTCTGAGACTGACCTTCAACCTATTACAGATTATATTCAAGAACATTCGGCTAAGCCCAATCCAGACTATTTTGGCTTGGCCAAAGGAAAAAATGTGATTTATCTCCACTTGGAGAGTTTCCAACAATTCCTGCTTGACTATAAACTCAACCTAGATGGAACTGAGCATGAAGTCACTCCCTTCCTGAATTCCCTCTACCATTCGCAATCTACACTAGCCTTTTCGAATATCTTTAACCAAGTCAAGGCTGGAAAAACCTCAGATGCGGAAACCATGCTAGAAACCGGTTTATTTGGCCTTGATCAAGGTTCCTTCATGGTCAACTACGGAGGTACCAATACCCAGCAAGCTGCCCCTTTTATCCTATCAAAAAATGGCTATCAATCGAGTGCTGTCTTTCACGGTAATATCGGGACCTTCTGGAACCGAAATACGACCTACAAACAATGGGGCTACCAATACTTCTTTGATGCTTCCTATTTTACCAAGCAAGACAGTAGCAATTCTTTCCAATATGGTTTAAATGATAAAATCATGATGAAAGATTCTATCCAATATCTGGATCACTTACAGCAACCTTTTTATGCCAAGTATATCACGGTGTCCAATCACTATCCTTATGCTAGCAATCTGACTGGCGATGAGCTTGGTTTCCCCTTGGCCAAAACCAAAGATGAAACTATCAATGGCTACTTCCAAACCGCCAACTATCTGGACAGTGCCATCAAGGCTTTCTTTGACTATCTCAAAGAAAGTGGCCTCTATGAAAAATCCATCATCGTCATTTATGGAGACCATTATGGCATTTCCAATTCCCGCAACCCTGACCTGGCACCTTTGATTGGCAAGACTTCTGAGAACTGGTCGAATTACGATAATGCCATGTTGCAACGAGTGCCTTTTATGGTGGTCATACCTGGTTATGAAAAGGGACAAATTATCAATACCTACGGTGGACAAATCGATATCTTACCGACTCTCGAACACATCCTTGGTATTGAGTCCAATTCCTTCCTTCAAGTTGGACAAGACCTACTATCACCAGATCATCAAGAAATCGTTGCCTTTCGAACTGCCAATTCATTCGTCACACCTAAATACACCAGTTATGACGGACGAACCTACTATACTGAGAGCGGTCTTGAAATCAGTAATCTTGATGAACAAGCTCAGACTGAACTAGAAATCGTTCGTCAAGCAGCCAGTCAACAGCTGAAAATTAGCGATCAGATCCAAACTGGCGATTTGATACGTTTTTACCAAAAAGATCATCTTGGAGCAGTTGATACAGAAAGTATTTCTTACCTCAATTCTTTACCAATTCTGCAAAAGATTGAGCAGGAAAAAGGTAGTCAATCAACGAGCCTCTTTAGCCAACGACAAGGCAAAACCAGTACTGACCTCTTCAATGCACCAAGTTACCAAGAACTCCACCCAGAGTCGGCAGAAACCGAATCAAAATCACAATAA
- a CDS encoding DEAD/DEAH box helicase, whose amino-acid sequence MSFTKFQFKNYIREALEELKFTTPTEVQDKLIPIVLAGRDLVGESKTGSGKTHTFLLPIFQQLDEASDNVQAVITAPSRELATQIYQAARQISAHSDVEVRVVNYVGGTDKARQIEKLASNQPHIVIGTPGRIYDLVKSGDLAIHKAKTFVVDEADMTLDMGFLEIVDKIAGSLPKDLQFMVFSATIPQKLQPFLKKYLSNPVMEKIKTKTVISDTIDNWLISTKGRDKNAQIYQLTQLMQPYLAMIFVNTKTRADELHSYLTAQGLKVAKIHGDIAPRERKRIMNQVKNLDFEYIVATDLAARGIDIEGVSHVINDAIPQDLSFFVHRVGRTGRNGLAGTAITLYQPSDDSDIRELEKLGIKFTPKMVKDGEFQDTYDRDRRANREKKQDKLDIEMIGLVKKKKKKVKPGYKKKIKWAVDEKRRKTKRAENRARGRAERKAKRQTF is encoded by the coding sequence ATGTCATTTACGAAATTTCAATTTAAAAACTATATTAGAGAAGCCTTGGAGGAGTTAAAATTTACAACTCCAACAGAGGTGCAAGATAAGTTGATTCCGATTGTTTTGGCAGGTCGTGACCTAGTAGGAGAATCAAAAACAGGTTCAGGTAAGACTCATACTTTCTTGTTACCGATTTTCCAGCAATTAGATGAAGCTAGCGATAATGTACAGGCAGTGATTACTGCACCGAGCCGTGAATTAGCTACTCAGATTTACCAAGCAGCTCGTCAAATTTCAGCCCATTCAGATGTTGAAGTTCGTGTGGTTAATTATGTAGGGGGTACGGATAAGGCTCGCCAGATTGAGAAATTGGCAAGCAATCAGCCTCATATTGTTATCGGTACTCCAGGTCGTATCTACGACTTGGTTAAATCTGGTGATTTAGCTATTCACAAGGCTAAGACCTTTGTGGTTGATGAGGCAGACATGACCTTGGATATGGGATTCTTAGAAATTGTTGATAAGATTGCTGGCAGCCTTCCAAAAGATTTGCAATTCATGGTCTTCTCAGCGACTATCCCACAAAAACTGCAACCATTCTTGAAAAAATACTTGTCAAATCCTGTTATGGAGAAAATTAAGACTAAAACTGTCATTTCTGATACCATTGATAATTGGTTGATTTCTACTAAGGGACGTGACAAGAATGCTCAAATTTATCAATTGACTCAGTTGATGCAACCTTATTTGGCAATGATTTTTGTTAACACTAAAACGCGTGCTGATGAGTTGCATTCATATCTGACTGCTCAAGGTTTGAAGGTGGCAAAAATCCATGGAGATATTGCCCCTCGTGAGCGCAAGCGTATCATGAATCAGGTGAAAAATCTAGATTTTGAGTATATTGTAGCAACGGATTTGGCAGCGCGTGGAATTGACATTGAAGGTGTCAGTCATGTTATCAATGATGCCATTCCGCAAGACTTATCTTTCTTTGTGCACCGTGTTGGTCGAACTGGGCGCAATGGCCTAGCTGGTACAGCTATTACCCTTTACCAGCCAAGTGATGACTCGGATATCCGTGAGTTGGAGAAATTGGGAATCAAGTTTACTCCTAAGATGGTCAAAGACGGAGAATTTCAAGATACCTATGACCGTGATCGTCGTGCCAACCGTGAGAAAAAACAAGATAAGCTTGATATTGAAATGATTGGTCTGGTCAAAAAGAAAAAGAAAAAAGTTAAACCGGGCTATAAGAAGAAAATCAAATGGGCGGTTGATGAAAAACGCCGCAAAACCAAGCGTGCTGAAAATCGCGCTCGCGGTCGTGCCGAGCGTAAAGCAAAACGCCAAACATTTTAA
- a CDS encoding hydrolase has translation MKFLTLNTHSWMEKEAEEKFQLLLEDILDKDYDLICFQEINQEITSPVVEVNDLYQALPAAEPIHQDHYVRLLVEKLSEQGKNYYWTWAYNHIGYDRYHEGVAILSKTPIEAREILVSDLDDPTDYHTRRVALAETVVEGKELAVASVHLSWWDKGFQEEWARFEDVLKELNKPLLLAGDFNNPAGQEGYQAILASPLGLQDAFEVAQEKSGSYTVPPEIDGWKGNTEPLRIDYVFITKELAVENLHVVFDGNKSPQVSDHYGLNATLNWK, from the coding sequence ATGAAATTTTTAACACTCAATACTCACAGTTGGATGGAGAAAGAAGCAGAGGAAAAATTCCAGCTCTTGCTTGAAGATATTCTTGATAAAGACTATGATTTGATTTGTTTCCAAGAAATCAATCAGGAGATCACTTCGCCAGTGGTGGAGGTTAATGATCTCTATCAAGCTTTGCCAGCAGCTGAGCCTATTCACCAAGATCACTATGTTAGACTCTTGGTTGAAAAGTTGTCAGAGCAAGGAAAAAATTACTATTGGACTTGGGCCTATAACCATATTGGTTATGACCGCTATCATGAAGGTGTGGCTATCTTGTCTAAAACACCGATTGAAGCCAGAGAAATTTTGGTTTCAGATTTGGATGATCCAACAGACTATCATACTCGTCGAGTTGCTTTAGCAGAAACAGTAGTTGAAGGCAAAGAGCTTGCTGTTGCCAGTGTTCACCTTTCTTGGTGGGATAAAGGTTTCCAAGAAGAATGGGCACGATTTGAGGATGTCTTGAAAGAATTGAATAAGCCACTTTTGCTGGCTGGAGATTTCAACAACCCAGCTGGTCAGGAAGGATACCAAGCTATTTTAGCTAGTCCATTAGGATTACAAGACGCATTTGAAGTTGCTCAAGAGAAAAGTGGTAGCTATACTGTTCCACCTGAAATTGATGGATGGAAAGGGAACACAGAACCCCTTCGAATCGATTATGTCTTTATTACCAAAGAGTTAGCGGTGGAAAATTTACATGTCGTATTTGATGGTAACAAGAGTCCGCAAGTTAGTGATCACTATGGCTTGAATGCTACTTTAAACTGGAAATAA